From a region of the Luteitalea sp. genome:
- a CDS encoding beta-propeller fold lactonase family protein, whose product MKRSVLHLALGLLTSAAFITLPAQAHLQERENDHQDRDLQHRDRDRRDRNQGDDDRRKRHRVVQLPSGQFVTPTALRHAAQQYLNPGLPDYPDFIAGEAVRSQLSPDGTTLAIITAGQNSLYKPDGTVDVDASTQFIFLYDVEDDHEARPVLRQVLQQVNSHVGLVFAPDGNTLYAAGGADDAVYVYTKSGDTFEPAPPIALGHVAPGATGSDRNKGVGLGVQPNASGMDISADGKTLVVANNYNDSISVIDTASGLVRYEHDLRPYFPNNEGAEGDKGGTFPFGVVIKGNGTAYVSSDRDREVVVVDVSSANEGRLIERIKLDGNALGMTLNALQPRLYVAQDNADQVAVIDTLSNRVVAKIDARAPAGMLPGKHTGAGTSAVTISPNGRTLYAVNSGSNSIAVIPLVGWKANRVTGLIPTAYEPHDLTFSADGSHMYIVSGKSVTGPNPNHLSGATSDMTSIEYPGGNDAAEAASRASNEYQFQLERASLVSAPVPTPHGLAESTQQVARNNFYMTEDSRRDARVMRFLRERIKHVIYVVKENRTFDQILGDLTNGAKADPSLTQFGAAITPNNHELATGFVTLDNFMNPGDGSMDGWSWSLQGRVTKTESLTQQINYAAVNRGLSYESEGRNRNVPVNFATVAERDAASGPEGTTNYSDASADLPGGTTNLLAGAANHASTDAPFGTEDGYIFNAVLQAGGTVRNYGFLVNNIGSIGTQDEPVSDPFAAGIVQVAPLDPALAPFTDLYFRGYDQAYPDLWRYNEWKREFDQFVANGNLPSLSLVRISHDHMGSFGSALGGVNTPETQQADCDYSMGLMVEAVANSPYAADTLFIIIEDDVQDGPDHVDSHRGTAFVVGPYVKQGAVVSTRYSQVNALRTIEDILGTEHINLNTAFQRPMTDVLDIRSSGTWTYTAEASTALATTTLGLAETGSGVRFAAGPTVTPKHDAAYWEKVTAGFDFSEADQVPTAQFNRVLWKGLMGDKPYPIPRNKVSATREEN is encoded by the coding sequence ATGAAGCGCTCAGTGCTACATCTCGCATTGGGTCTGCTCACGTCGGCGGCATTCATTACGCTGCCTGCGCAAGCCCATCTACAGGAACGTGAGAACGATCATCAAGATCGGGATTTGCAGCATCGAGACCGTGATCGTCGCGACCGCAACCAAGGTGATGATGATCGTAGGAAGCGGCATCGCGTCGTTCAGCTCCCGAGCGGCCAATTCGTCACGCCGACTGCTCTCCGCCATGCGGCCCAGCAGTATCTAAATCCTGGCTTGCCTGACTACCCCGATTTCATTGCAGGCGAGGCCGTGCGGTCGCAGCTCAGCCCGGACGGCACGACGCTGGCGATCATCACGGCCGGTCAGAACTCGCTCTACAAGCCCGACGGTACTGTCGACGTCGACGCCTCGACGCAATTCATCTTTCTCTACGACGTGGAGGATGACCACGAAGCCAGGCCCGTTCTCAGGCAGGTGCTCCAGCAGGTGAACTCCCACGTGGGACTCGTCTTCGCGCCGGACGGTAACACGCTGTACGCAGCGGGCGGCGCCGACGACGCGGTCTACGTCTACACCAAGTCCGGGGACACCTTCGAGCCCGCTCCACCGATCGCACTGGGTCACGTTGCCCCTGGCGCCACCGGCAGCGACCGCAACAAAGGCGTCGGCCTCGGCGTGCAGCCCAACGCCAGTGGTATGGACATCTCGGCCGACGGGAAGACCCTGGTTGTGGCCAACAACTACAACGACTCGATTAGCGTGATCGACACGGCCTCGGGCCTCGTCCGCTACGAGCACGATCTGCGCCCGTATTTCCCCAACAATGAGGGAGCGGAGGGAGACAAAGGCGGCACCTTTCCTTTCGGCGTCGTCATCAAGGGCAACGGCACCGCGTATGTGTCATCGGACCGCGACCGAGAAGTGGTGGTGGTCGACGTCTCCTCTGCCAACGAGGGCCGCCTGATCGAGCGCATCAAGCTCGACGGCAACGCGCTCGGGATGACGCTCAACGCATTGCAGCCGAGGCTCTACGTGGCGCAGGACAACGCCGACCAGGTTGCGGTCATCGACACATTGAGCAACCGGGTGGTGGCCAAGATCGATGCGCGCGCTCCCGCCGGCATGCTGCCCGGGAAGCACACCGGCGCCGGAACTTCTGCGGTGACGATCTCTCCGAACGGACGCACGCTCTACGCCGTCAACAGCGGATCGAACTCCATCGCTGTGATCCCACTGGTCGGGTGGAAGGCGAACCGGGTGACCGGTTTGATCCCGACCGCCTATGAGCCGCATGACCTCACGTTCAGCGCCGACGGATCGCACATGTACATCGTCAGCGGCAAGAGCGTCACGGGACCGAACCCCAACCACCTGTCCGGCGCGACGTCCGACATGACCAGCATCGAGTATCCGGGTGGCAATGACGCCGCAGAGGCCGCGTCGCGAGCGTCGAATGAATACCAATTCCAGTTGGAGCGCGCATCACTCGTCAGCGCTCCCGTGCCGACCCCGCATGGGCTGGCGGAGTCGACACAACAGGTCGCGAGAAACAACTTCTACATGACGGAGGACAGTCGGCGAGATGCCAGAGTAATGCGCTTCCTCAGGGAGCGCATCAAGCATGTGATCTACGTCGTGAAGGAGAATCGCACCTTCGATCAGATACTGGGCGATCTGACCAACGGCGCGAAGGCCGACCCCAGCCTCACACAGTTTGGCGCAGCCATCACCCCGAACAATCACGAACTGGCCACCGGATTCGTGACGCTGGACAACTTCATGAACCCTGGCGACGGGAGCATGGACGGCTGGTCATGGTCCCTGCAAGGACGTGTCACCAAGACCGAATCGCTGACGCAGCAGATCAACTACGCTGCCGTCAACCGCGGCCTATCGTATGAGTCCGAAGGCAGGAACCGCAACGTCCCGGTCAACTTCGCGACCGTGGCTGAGCGCGACGCCGCGTCCGGGCCGGAAGGCACGACGAACTACAGTGATGCGTCGGCAGATCTCCCCGGTGGTACCACGAATCTGCTGGCCGGAGCCGCCAATCATGCGTCGACCGACGCACCGTTCGGCACCGAGGATGGCTATATCTTCAATGCCGTGCTGCAGGCTGGCGGAACCGTGCGTAACTACGGCTTCCTCGTAAACAACATCGGCAGCATCGGCACCCAGGACGAGCCAGTTTCCGATCCGTTCGCTGCCGGCATCGTCCAGGTCGCTCCCTTGGATCCGGCGCTGGCGCCCTTCACCGATCTCTACTTCCGCGGCTACGACCAGGCCTATCCGGATCTGTGGCGTTACAACGAGTGGAAACGGGAGTTCGATCAGTTCGTGGCTAATGGAAATCTGCCCAGCCTGTCACTGGTCCGCATCAGCCACGACCACATGGGCAGTTTCGGGAGCGCGCTCGGCGGCGTGAACACGCCCGAGACGCAGCAAGCCGATTGCGACTACTCCATGGGCCTGATGGTCGAGGCCGTGGCGAACAGCCCCTATGCGGCCGACACCCTGTTCATCATCATCGAAGACGACGTGCAGGATGGTCCCGACCACGTGGATTCGCATCGCGGCACGGCGTTCGTTGTTGGCCCGTACGTGAAGCAGGGCGCGGTGGTCAGCACCCGCTACAGTCAGGTCAATGCGCTGCGCACCATTGAGGACATTCTAGGCACCGAGCACATCAACCTGAACACCGCGTTCCAGCGGCCAATGACCGACGTGTTGGACATCCGCTCTTCCGGCACGTGGACCTATACCGCCGAGGCTTCGACCGCTCTGGCGACGACGACGCTGGGGTTGGCGGAGACGGGCAGCGGCGTGAGGTTCGCGGCGGGACCCACCGTTACACCTAAGCACGACGCCGCGTACTGGGAGAAGGTCACGGCCGGTTTCGACTTTTCGGAGGCCGACCAGGTGCCAACGGCCCAATTCAATAGGGTGCTGTGGAAAGGCCTGATGGGCGACAAGCCGTATCCGATCCCGCGAAACAAGGTCTCAGCCACAAGAGAAGAGAACTGA